The following nucleotide sequence is from candidate division KSB1 bacterium.
CGGAAACACTATGTCGTCGCAAAAAGTCTTAATTTCAGATTTGCAGCAAAAGAAAAAAAATAAACATGCTATCACCATGTTGACAGCTTACGATTACCCGAGTGCGACTCTGGTAGACGAAGCGGGGTTAGATATTATTCTTGTGGGCGATTCGGTTGCCATGACGGTTCTCGGGTATCCTGACACAGTTTCCATCACCGTCGATGAAATGGTGCATCATTGCAAGGCTGTTGCCAGAGGCGCGAAACGCGCTTTTCTGATTGGGGACATGCCGTTTTTATCCTATCAAATCGATGCAAAGGAAGCCATTCGAAACGCCGGTCGCTTTATCAAAGAAGCGAGAATGGATGCGGTGAAACTCGAAGGCGGTCGAGAAGTGATAGAAAGCGTTCGGGCGATCATCGATGCCGGCATCCCGGTGATGGGGCATCTGGGCTTGACGCCACAAACGGCCACAAAACTGGGAGGGTACAAAGTCCAGGGTAAAACTGAAAAATCGGCAAAACGTATGCTAGAAGATGCCGTTTCTCTAGAGCAAGCAGGCTGCTTTGCTCTGGTTCTGGAAGCTGTGCCGTCAAAACTGGCGGAATCCATCACCGCCGAAATCAACATCCCAACTATTGGCATCGGAGCCGGACCTGCCTGTGATGGCCAGGTTCTCGTTTTTCACGACATCCTGGGCTTGTTCGATCAATTCACACCGAGATTCGTCAAGCAGTACGCGAATTTACGCGAGCCAATCC
It contains:
- the panB gene encoding 3-methyl-2-oxobutanoate hydroxymethyltransferase encodes the protein MSSQKVLISDLQQKKKNKHAITMLTAYDYPSATLVDEAGLDIILVGDSVAMTVLGYPDTVSITVDEMVHHCKAVARGAKRAFLIGDMPFLSYQIDAKEAIRNAGRFIKEARMDAVKLEGGREVIESVRAIIDAGIPVMGHLGLTPQTATKLGGYKVQGKTEKSAKRMLEDAVSLEQAGCFALVLEAVPSKLAESITAEINIPTIGIGAGPACDGQVLVFHDILGLFDQFTPRFVKQYANLREPILNAIRTYRQEVESGVFPTDSHSF